In Cyprinus carpio isolate SPL01 chromosome A1, ASM1834038v1, whole genome shotgun sequence, the following proteins share a genomic window:
- the LOC109112313 gene encoding RING finger protein 150-like codes for MAMSLTKACRSLALSTWLLSFCFVHLLCLDFTVAEKEEWYTAFVNITYLDPVTSEIKTDKSECGRYGEHSPKRDARGFVFMPSLLQDRQLCDGNTKFPLPHPNIPWIALIARGNCTYREKIRHAAALNASAVVIFNMGSSNSNETITMPHHGTGDVVAIMIPEPKGREIMALLEKNITVAMHITIGTRNLQKYVSRTSVVFVSISFIILMIISLAWLVFYYIQRFRYANARDRNQRRLGDAAKKAISKLQVRTIRKGDKETESDFDNCAVCIEDYKPNDVVRILPCRHVFHKNCVDPWLQDHRTCPMCKMNILKALGIPASTDCSDDSPPDYEMSVSGPPTNPVTGASEFSVGESSVVLDPAVRTIGLSHIYHEMDTFPQAGESRHIASSEHQPSMSADSDTSLIMPVELVLSDVELQSDPEQDEVKS; via the exons ATGGCAATGTCCCTAACCAAAGCCTGCAGGAGTCTTGCCCTGTCTACATGGCTGCTGTCGTTTTGCTTCGTGCATTTGCTGTGTCTGGACTTCACAGTGGCTGAGAAGGAGGAATGGTACACTGCCTTTGTCAACATCACTTACCTGGATCCAGTCACATCTGAGATAAAGACTGACAAGAGTGAATGTGGCAGATATGGGGAGCACTCTCCTAAAAGAGACGCCAGGGGCTTTGTGTTTATGCCATCTCTTCTGCAGGACAGACAGCTGTGTGACGGTAACACTAAATTCCCTCTTCCTCATCCCAACATCCCATGGATAGCACTGATAGCCAGAGGAAACTGCACCTACAGGGAGAAGATCAGACATGCTGCTGCTCTCAATGCATCCGCTGTGGTCATTTTCAACATGGGCTCCAGCAACTCCAATGAGACCATTACTATGCCACATCACG GAACCGGCGATGTGGTGGCTATCATGATTCCTGAGCCCAAAGGTCGTGAGATCATGGCCCTGCTGGAGAAGAACATAACCGTGGCCATGCACATCACCATCGGCACGCGCAACCTGCAGAAATACGTCAGCCGCACTTCTGTGGTGTTCGTCTCCATCTCCTTCATCATCCTGATGATCATCTCTCTGGCCTGGCTGGTCTTCTACTACATCCAGCGCTTCCGCTACGCGAACGCACGCGACCGCAACCAG AGGCGATTGGGTGACGCTGCTAAAAAGGCTATAAGCAAGTTACAAGTACGGACAATCAGGAAGGGTGACAAG GAAACCGAGTCAGACTTTGATAACTGCGCAGTGTGCATCGAAGACTACAAACCTAATGATGTTGTCAGGATACTGCCATGTCG TCATGTCTTCCATAAGAACTGTGTGGACCCGTGGCTCCAGGACCACAGAACCTGTCCCATGTGCAAAATGAACATCCTTAAGGCGCTGGGCATCCCG GCCAGTACAGACTGTTCTGATGACAGCCCTCCTGATTATGAGATGTCCGTCAGCGGGCCGCCCACCAACCCTGTGACAGGGGCTAGTGAGTTCTCAGTGGGCGAGAGCTCGGTGGTCCTGGACCCAGCTGTCAGAACCATAGGCCTATCACACATTTACCACGAGATGGACACCTTCCCGCAGGCTGGAGAGAGCCGCCACATCGCCAGCA gtGAACACCAGCCCTCCATGAGCGCAGATTCAGACACCTCACTCATCATGCCAGTGGAGCTCGTCCTGTCTGACGTTGAACTGCAGTCCGATCCAGAACAGGACGAGGTGAAGTCCTGA